A single window of Candidatus Methylomirabilota bacterium DNA harbors:
- a CDS encoding PilT/PilU family type 4a pilus ATPase, giving the protein MADLDPVLSAAVTSNASDVYLIEGTPPTLKVDGVAAPLGNAPVLTRLDLQKLVIFMMPEGYRKTFEATGEANLSYVHPTFGRFRLNGYRTLGATGLVLRRVKTEIPTFESLELPPLLGGLAMERQGLLLVVGATGAGKSTTVAAMLHHRNLNAPGHIVTIEDPVEFIHERRQSVISQREVGIDTESYVVALQNALRQAPDVIFVGELRDRETVAIALHSAETGHLVLSTLHATNATGAIERLLNFFSPDVRESILMQLSLMLRAVIAQRLVPRADGKGRSAAMEIMLNTPRIQALVRRGELETIRQAIEEGLNEGLQTFDQALLALYQQKKITQDAALQFADSPNNLRLRMKGIK; this is encoded by the coding sequence ATGGCAGATCTCGATCCGGTCCTGAGCGCGGCGGTCACGTCCAATGCCTCCGACGTCTACCTCATCGAGGGCACCCCGCCGACCCTGAAGGTCGATGGCGTGGCGGCGCCGCTCGGGAACGCCCCGGTCCTCACACGGCTCGACCTCCAGAAGCTGGTGATCTTCATGATGCCCGAGGGGTACCGGAAGACGTTCGAGGCGACCGGGGAAGCCAATCTCTCCTACGTGCACCCGACCTTCGGCCGGTTCCGCCTCAACGGCTACCGGACGCTGGGAGCGACCGGGCTCGTCCTCCGGCGCGTGAAGACCGAGATCCCGACCTTCGAGTCCCTGGAACTGCCTCCGCTCCTCGGCGGGCTCGCCATGGAGCGCCAGGGGCTCCTTCTGGTGGTGGGGGCCACCGGCGCGGGGAAGTCCACGACCGTCGCGGCCATGCTCCACCACCGCAACCTGAACGCTCCCGGCCACATCGTGACCATCGAGGACCCGGTGGAGTTCATCCACGAGCGGAGGCAGAGCGTCATCTCGCAGCGCGAGGTGGGGATCGACACCGAGTCCTACGTGGTCGCGCTGCAGAACGCGCTCCGGCAGGCGCCGGACGTGATCTTCGTCGGCGAGCTCCGCGATCGCGAGACCGTCGCCATCGCGCTCCACTCGGCCGAGACGGGTCATCTCGTCCTGTCCACCCTGCACGCGACGAACGCCACCGGCGCCATCGAGCGGCTCCTGAACTTCTTTTCGCCGGATGTGCGGGAGTCGATCCTGATGCAGCTGTCACTCATGCTCCGGGCGGTCATCGCCCAGCGGCTCGTCCCCCGAGCCGACGGCAAGGGGCGATCGGCGGCGATGGAGATCATGCTGAACACGCCGCGGATCCAGGCGCTGGTCCGGCGGGGGGAGCTGGAGACGATCCGGCAGGCGATCGAGGAGGGCCTCAACGAGGGGCTCCAGACGTTCGACCAGGCGCTGCTCGCCCTCTACCAGCAGAAGAAGATCACGCAGGACGCCGCGCTTCAGTTCGCCGACAGCCCGAACAACCTGCGCCTCCGCATGAAGGGGATCAAGTAG
- a CDS encoding type IV pilus twitching motility protein PilT, which produces MDVADLLIQTKERGASDLHLSAGSKPLMRLHGELTPIDNEPLSKDAVHRMVYEILNDDQRRQFEESRDLDFAIELGDIARFRVNVFNQRNGEGAVFRVIPTQLRTLQELGMPEVIQALAARENGLVLVTGPTGSGKSTTLAAMIDLINSTTRKHIITLEDPIEFVHRSKTSLVNQREIGPHTKSFASALRAALREDPDVILVGEMRDLETISLALTAAETGHLVFGTLHTKSAPKTIDRVIDAFPPGQQQQIRVQLAEALQGVVSQLLLPTKDKKGRVAALEIMVATVAIRNLIREAKTHQMPSAIQTGTQLGMQSLEQALKTLLMQGRVDRAHAESILLSSTAGQAGFGGSAGAPAAAAAR; this is translated from the coding sequence ATGGATGTCGCGGATCTCCTGATCCAGACCAAGGAACGGGGAGCCTCGGACCTGCACCTCTCGGCGGGGTCGAAGCCGCTGATGCGTCTTCACGGCGAGCTCACCCCCATCGATAACGAGCCCTTGAGCAAAGACGCCGTCCACCGGATGGTCTACGAGATCCTGAACGACGATCAGCGGCGCCAGTTCGAGGAATCCCGCGACCTCGACTTCGCCATCGAGCTCGGCGACATCGCCCGGTTCCGCGTCAACGTCTTCAACCAGCGGAACGGCGAGGGGGCCGTGTTCCGGGTCATCCCGACCCAGCTCCGGACGCTCCAGGAGCTGGGAATGCCCGAGGTCATCCAGGCGCTCGCCGCCCGCGAGAACGGTCTCGTGCTGGTCACCGGGCCGACCGGGTCGGGCAAGTCGACCACCCTGGCCGCGATGATCGACCTCATCAACTCGACGACGAGGAAGCACATCATCACGCTGGAGGACCCCATCGAGTTCGTGCACAGGTCCAAGACCTCGCTGGTGAATCAACGCGAGATCGGGCCCCACACGAAGTCGTTCGCCAGCGCCCTCCGGGCCGCGCTCCGGGAGGATCCGGACGTCATCCTGGTCGGTGAGATGCGGGACCTCGAGACCATCAGCCTGGCCCTGACCGCCGCCGAGACCGGCCACCTCGTCTTCGGGACCCTCCACACCAAGAGCGCGCCGAAGACGATCGACCGCGTGATCGACGCCTTTCCTCCGGGCCAGCAGCAGCAGATCCGGGTCCAGCTGGCCGAAGCCCTCCAGGGTGTCGTCTCCCAGCTTCTGCTTCCGACCAAGGACAAGAAGGGACGGGTCGCCGCCCTGGAGATCATGGTGGCGACGGTCGCCATCCGGAACCTGATCCGCGAGGCCAAGACGCACCAGATGCCGTCGGCCATTCAGACCGGCACTCAGCTCGGGATGCAGAGCCTCGAGCAGGCGCTGAAGACCCTCTTGATGCAGGGACGGGTCGACCGGGCCCACGCCGAGTCGATCCTGCTCTCCAGTACCGCCGGCCAGGCCGGCTTCGGCGGGTCGGCCGGCGCCCCGGCCGCCGCGGCGGCTCGCTGA